From the genome of Vairimorpha necatrix chromosome 8, complete sequence:
AGTCGCAATTTAAATGATTGgcatcttttttataccattatattctaaaatttaaaaaaataaaaatttttatttataaaatatacataCTGTCATGCGGTAAACTTACGCTGACCATCAGAATATCCACTCATAATGAATTCTGCTTTTGTCTGGTGCAAATGAGATATTTGACACTTTCAGTAATTCAAATAGATATGTTACAAATATGGTTTCTACGCATATTCGTACAACTTTTGTTCTACTTTTATTTCCTGCCCAAAATGCTATATTTTGGAAAAAGCGTTCACGAAAAGTATTTAAGCTAATTGCTTCAATAAGGGCACAATAGTATTAAACAATTATCAAACAAACCTTTATCTTCTAAAAGCCAACTATTTCTTGTCTCGAGACCAACTCGGCAACACATACATTATGATAATGTCCttatatattcaaaatcaATGTATACTGTTCTGTATATTCGGGActttacaattttaaaatagttttaaacaaaaaaaatgcaatattgtaaaagatttattaagtTACTTTATCATTAGTCTTAAAAAGTTATAACACAGGTTTCCGCGGGATCGCTCATGAAATTTGGCTCTTCATAGACTTTGGTTCTTGTAtgattatttatgtttttctCCAAATTTTCAGTTTCATTCCCCTTTGTCGACATCACCTCTTTTACAGTCGCCATATTTTTAGTGCGCCTACAGCTCTAGTCACATATTCCTCTTCTGCATCCTCCTGATCGTATCCTCGTCGTCGTTCTAGAAAGATGGACTCTAAATTTcgaaaaatgtaatataaTGGAGCTTTGGACCACTGTGGTCAAAAAAAGGTATTTAAGCAAATTtgtcatttttttaccccaaaaatgaaaagtcGAAAGGAAGAGCTCATGGGCATTTTCACAACTGGAATTGAAAATAAGGCTGTAAAGTGTCTAAAATGACGTTCTAAATGTagatttacaaataaaaataatttgtattatttatatttgaaaaacatgtattattaaaatttcttcattaaAAGACATACTGtttcattataataaataattatttaaacatGTTACAGGACTACtcataaattaaaagattattctgttatgtataaaattgCTAATCATTAAGTAGAATTTGCAAACAAACTCAAAAACTCACACACTAACTGTGGACTGATGGTTTCCCATCAGTCCGAGAAGAATGTTTTAgactaatatttttattattcttcATACCCTTCTGGGcatgattttcttttataattttaggCGGGAAAATATCACCAATTTCCCtccaaaaattatacatgTAAAGAGGGAGAATACTTACAGCATGGTATTCTCAGATCTCCAGGGTAATCTTAGTATCACCGGAGATCTGTCCCCTGACACTCCCCCTTTCTTTATCGGCTCCCAGGTTTCTAGTTCAAAGTCCATCTTCTTTAGGTCTTTCCAATTCACCGAGAACACTTCATTATTAGGGCTTATTATTTCATATGCCCCTTTCTTACCCACCTTAGTTATCGTGTATGGGCCCTCGAACTTACTAtccaatttatttttaatcttgATGAGTGGTTTTCTTCTTAGCACCACGTCTCCTATCTGAAGTGTCTGTTCTTTAACATCCTTTATTTCACCTTCTCTGGCCTCTCTCTCGGCTTGTAACATAATATCCCGAGTATGCTTTAAtctttcaaatattaaaaaattatcttccAAATATAAGGTTTCTTCTTCGGGATGTTCCCATGTCATAGGTTTTCGTCCATATAATAGCTCAAAGGGAGAGAGTCCTGTTATTTTTCTGGGAGAAATTCTGTACGCGTATAGAGCCAGTTCGACGTATTCGTCCCAGTCTTTCCACCTTCCATTTATGATCTTTGCCAATTTGGCCACTAGTGATTGATTGGTTCTTTCTACCGTGCCATTACATTGTGGGTGGTAGGCTGATGTAAaagattttcttattttaaatattctacATAGTTCTTTGACCGTActgtttaaaaattcaagtCCCCTATCTGAAAGAATTTCATTGGGTGGGCCATGTCTACATATAATCTCCtcgaatataaatttagcCACTGTTTTAGAAGTCTTATTTCTTACGGCTTTCGCTTCGCACCATCTTGTCAAGTAATCTGTGGCGACTATTAGATATATTTTACCATTCTCGGACTTAGGTAGAGGTCCTACCATATCAATTCCTACCAGTGAGAATGGATCTTTTAGGCGAATCCTGTGGTGTTCTCTTGTTATTCTTTTTgaattgaattttaaacataCCTGACACTTTCCAATCACTTGTTTTATTTCCTCATACATGCCTTTCCATTTGGCTTGGTCAAGAGTTAGAGTGTATGTTGGGAGAGTGCTTCCATGTCCACATTCTTCGTGGCATTTCAGTATAAGTTCTTTACGACTCTCGGGCGATAGTTCTcgttcatttttatattttactgTGTGAACAAATCTTGTCAATCCGTCAGCTACAACGTTATCTTTTCCTTTTATGTATTCGATGTCATAGGAGTAATTTTCCAATGTGAGAATCCATCTCATTAGTCTTCCTGTACTTTCTTTATAACTTAGCAGCCATTTGAGTGCTTGATGATCAGTTTTAATGGTAAAAGTATTTGTAAGATAAATACGGAATTGAGATATGCTCCATATTATCGCCAGGCATTCTTTTTCGGTTACTGTGTAATTGATTTCAGCTGGATTTAGTTTTCTTGAAATGAAATATACAGGCATTTCTGTCTCATCGTATACTTGCATTAGCGTTGCTCCTATATAAAGGTTTGATGCATCAGTGTACaagataaatttcttaGTGAAGTCGGGTAGCTTTAAAACGGTAGAGCTCGTAATGAtctcttttattttcttaacACTTTGTATGGCTTCTTCCGAGAATTCAAATTTTCCTTTCTTAAGGCAATCGTAAATAGGAGCCATTATATCTGTGTAGCTccttataaattttctaaagtaatttataaatccaATAAAGGCTCTGGTTTCTTTAAGTGTTGTGGGAATTCTCAAATTTAGACATTTAGTCTGTTGTTCTAACGGTATACTAATACCAGTTTTATTTATCGTGTATCCCAAGAACTTCACTGTATTCTTTCCGATTTTACATTTTCCGCAGTTGACCCTCAGTTTCAGTTTGtttagtattttaaaaaccgCTTCTACGTGTATTAGGTGCTCTTCAATTGACTTCGAATATATCATTATATCGTCCAGGTAAACTTGTACAAATCTATGTAAGTAAGGAGATAATATCGAGTTCATTATTTTCTGGAATGTAAAAGGTGCATTTACCAGCCCAAATGGCATTCTAACCCATTGGAAAGTTCCTGATCTACTTCTGAAAGCTGTTAGATGCCTATCTTTTTTTCGAATTCGTATTTGATGGTATCCCGATTCCAAGTCCAAAACTGTAAATATGGACGCTCCTTGAAGTTCTTCTATGGTTTCTTCTACGAGTGGGATTGGGTAAATCATCTtctttgtaattttattgagTCTCCTATAGTCTATACAAAATCGTGTATCTCCATTCGGTTTTTTTACAAGCACTACCGGAGAAGTATAGTCTGACTCACTACCCTCAATGAATCCTTTACTTAGGAATtcttttactttattttcgattatttcattttgtTCCGGCGATCTTCTAAATTGAATATTCTTTACCTCTGAAAAGTCATTTGTTATTTCAATCGCATGCTCAATGTCTAAGCACGATTGTTGATTATTATCAGAAAATACATCGGgatattttgaaataacTTTAATGAATTTTCCCTTTTCATTCTCTGTCATATCTTCTTCTCCAACATCTGCTATTTGAATTTCGGATGCTTTCGCCGTTGTAGTGCAGATAGACTTAGTTATTTGGGTACTCTTAATTTTATCCAGTATTTTATGTAAGTTTAAGTTCAAGATATCTACTAGGCCAATTATTAGGTCTTCTGGTAGATTATTGACTACGTGTGCCTTCAAgacttttgtttttttggtCTTAGGATTTTTTACTAGAAATTCTACTATCCCTTCTGACTTCACTATACCTCCTATTCCTGCTATGGTCATCGCCTCTTTTTTTGGTTTTAACCCTAATGCTTGGGCTTTATTCCTATTTATGCAGTTAATTTCGGCTCCGGTGTCAATTAGCGCagcaattttttctttatctgaaaaaagatttatccTGGCTCGGATATCtgttgaatttttttttgtttccACTTTACCTATTTTCAGGAGTAATGATGAATTCGAATTTATCTGAACTGATTTCTTGTTTATAGTtctatattcttttttttcctGTAAAGGTGTTTCCTGTTGTGGCTTCCTAAATaagttttttcttttctttatgtaattatttataaaagtttctttttcttctagTAGTTCTAATAACTCTATCCAGTCTTGAGTATCGTTGACTGGCTCCTTTAAAGCATCCGGAGAGTTTCTTAGTATGGCAATCTTTGATCTTTCAAAGTACTCTGTGTTTCTCTTAGCATACCTCTTTAGGTCATAAGCGTAACTTATAATATCGCTTTCTTTTGGACCTTGAACATATAGGTGCATAAACATATCAGTGTTGTCCTCCACTAGTTTCTcctttatatattttttttggaatTGGGATTTGAACGTCTCGAAGTCTGTTATCTCTTCGCCCTCGAAAGCCTTATACCATCTCAACGCTTTGCCCTTCAGTTTGGTTTTGGCAATATCTAGCGTCTTGGCTTGTGAATAAACGTCTTCAATTTCTCTGAACTGAGATAGAAAGTCTTCGGCTTTACTTAGATCTTCGCCGGTAAATTCTGTCCATCTGTTTTGGAGACATAGTTTTTTCATGTAAGAGCAGATGTCCTCGATCTCATTCATCTTATCCTCTTCACCGTTACCACCAATGTGGACTGATGGTTTCCCATCAGTCCGAGAAGAATGTTTTAgactaatatttttattattcttcATACCCTTCTGGGcatgattttcttttataattttaggCGGGAAAATATCACCAATTTCCCtccaaaaattatacatgTAAAGAGGGAGAATACTTACAGCATGGTATTCTCAGATCTCCAGGGTAATCTTAGTATCACCGGAGATCTGTCCCCTGACACTAACattaacaaatatatatagtgtaaagtaaaaaattaagaaatcAGTAATAGACCAAATAGAAACTTCAATTACTCGCCATTTGTATgatttatgtttaaaataaacatatagATGATTTatctataataaatttaatattcttttttgtcttcctttttttcgttttgactttacaaaaagagggtgtttttttaaaaaaatatttatagccAAAAAACGCATATTGTGGGCCTGTGGcctaatataatatttaatttttttattaattgttGGCCCCATACTGCCTTTCAATGATGTTGCTTCTATCATCATCTCTTCCACCTTAAACATttgtattaatattttaacattAATGCAAACAAGAAAACTAAATGTTAATGTTTTTCACTTTGGAACAAATTTCTACAATATTCTTTTGTtcgtttattttttgagaTTCGACATGCGAGGAAAGGACATCTGACATGCATGAGCTAGATATCAGACgcttttcattttttttatctttatagTTGTTATGCTAACATTAACATCACATACATTGCTTTtgctttataaaaataaattttttcacaaaacaaagaaaaaagattttcACACATTCTAATACTTTGTATGGTATATAAAACCTCAAATCCCgcataaattattaagacGATTGCTGTAAAACTAAATATGGAagcaaaataaaatgaaaagaatataaatcaaaatttttagccTTTAAATcaagataataaatttatttttacgtTAAAATGTTAAACGCTAATAggtaaataataattaagaaTCTTATTTGTGTAACGTAAAAGATTgtaatacaataaaatgatataaccatcaaaaataaaaaaaagatgagTATTTAATTTTCCTTAATTCTCGTGTTTTCTTCTATCCATTGTTTGCCTGTTTCAAGAACTTCATCGCTAGTAGTACATTTGCTGTATCTTTCCATTAATTCGCCatttaatttgaaaaattcatcgccataattaaaatctttaattaTTTCATAAGCTTCTTCTTTAAATCCACAAATATACAACCCGCAACAAATTGCTTCAACACAATTAAGTTTATAAGCCTTTCCATAATTTACAGGATTACTAGCAACTACAAATGGTAAGAGTCTGTTGTGTCTTTTCGGAAGTTTACGAAAATCAACTTTGTCTAATTGGGCCCATGAACAATCTATCAATCCAAGGCCAAATTTTTCAAGTAATGGTCTGTCACTTGGAGAAATGACTGAGACTGCATTTGGACTTAAAATAATACcattaaaatatcttttatgAGGATAACTTGTTATTTTACCCATTTTGACTAATTTTCTGCCAGAACATCTTTTTGGATCACATTGATCAAATTCgtaaataattttgttaaCAGTCATATGAATTTATGGGTAAAAACACACAGTTCCGAATAAAAGAAAGCTTGTTGAAGcaacatttttaatttgtattatagttgaatttagaaaatatcattttcgGTTACAACATAATCTAATGAAAagataatatttcaaataattAAAGTCCAATGTTTAagaattcttttatatctaATAATTTCTGCATTGATGTTATTGacaaaattcaaaatagCATAGAATTCTTAAAAGTCTTTCTTCTTTCAACAAATcaagggtaaaaaataatggaTTTTTTTGTGAAATTGCGCAACTTGTTCTTAAATTgaattatttacaaaattcatttttcgAAATTACAGTCATTTACAGTAAATACAAGACAAGcaactttattttcaaagTCTAAGCCTAGATGTAAAGTAAGGGAGCTCCTAAGCCGACCTCATTCTTAGGTACAAAGAAGCATAAACAAATCATATTTTCACATATTTTTCATGAgtttttagtaaatttcttcagaattttttaaattgcaTATATTTCTTAACGTGTTCTACTATGATCTGTATTATTATAGTAATAGTTTTATAACGTATAATATACATTATTCAGTCAAACTTCTTCTTATTCGTATTATCATTATGCCAAGTTCTAAGGTAAATCTATATACATTATCTCTAATTAATAAGTTGTTGTAATTCGGCGATTAGagtattaaataaagatgAGAAGCATCgtaagtaaaaatttaagaattTCCCAATAACCACGACATCAAGCTTTGGCAACTGATAAAATGTTAGCCAATTCTgtgtaaatataatttaaaattttttattcttttattatgatGATGCAGTTCCTTGCCGACcaagaaaatattgtatattAGTCAATATGAcatctttttaattaatagatctttaaattaaatttcataaGTATAATTTCCgacttcttatttttaatatcattttatgtagtattaaaatattattgttttgaaaatcttaaaaatgtataatatTGGTCAGTAATTAATGGACTTACTGAAGAATTAAACTcaaaatcattttaaaaagtgcTGTGTTAAAATTAACATTGCATATTATAGTTGAAGAGAAGATAGGGgttaaaattaatgatattttttgaatatgaaAATGATGTTATGTGTATAACAATGCTCTAGGTGTTTTCAAGATATTTTGTTgcttttaatattgaagATTATATACGAGAAACATTTCACgtgtgtaaaaaatattgtagtTGTAAAAAAAGTGTAAAAAACAGTTATTGGTGTTTTTGAATGAATGAAAATATCATTCGTAAATATAATA
Proteins encoded in this window:
- a CDS encoding aminocarboxypropyltransferase TSR3-like, with protein sequence MTVNKIIYEFDQCDPKRCSGRKLVKMGKITSYPHKRYFNGIILSPNAVSVISPSDRPLLEKFGLGLIDCSWAQLDKVDFRKLPKRHNRLLPFVVASNPVNYGKAYKLNCVEAICCGLYICGFKEEAYEIIKDFNYGDEFFKLNGELMERYSKCTTSDEVLETGKQWIEENTRIKEN